ACCTTGAAGGATCCAAGCACTGACGCCTTCATTTGTCTTGCGCAACTATCGTACCCTATAAATAATTACCGTACTTGTGTCTTAGGCTTTAATTTTCTCCCCCACAGCTTTGCCTCCTCGTTGTGGGAGTGCGGGGGGATGCCTCGAAGGAGAACGAGTCCCTATCCCAAGAGGAGGACCTATCAGTGTCCCTCGAATCCTTGGAGAGAACAGGAAGACAAGGCCGGTCACACGGTACATTTAATCAACATTTCCGCTTTAAACGAAGTCCCCGCTTCTTTAGTTCCGAGTCTGTGGAAAGCCTTGAGGGTCAGTACGGGTCCGAATCCTTGGAGAGTGACGAAAGAGTCAGGTACACAAGCTTCCGCCGACGCCCTCGCTCCCCGCGTTTTAATTTCGCGGACTCCCGGAGCGACGAGGACTTCTCCACGTCCAGGTCCTCAGAGGAAGATGACAGGCTCCGGTATGCCGCCCACTTCTTCCCTCACCGTACTCTgcgttcctctcccttctccgcAGGCGTTGCGAACACTCGGAGCAGCGACAGCTCCATTGGGGAAGGGCTGTCAAGTCTAGCACGAAAACAAAAGCGAGCCACGACACAGTTCCGTATACCTAGGCACGGCTTTGTCTCCAGGCGAGTGTCCTCCAGGAACTTTGccgccccctcacctcccctggGAGTCACGGACTCTTTAGAAAGCCAAGAACACAAGCCCGAGTCcttggagagaagaggaagagggcgagGAAGACAGGGACGAGGGCAGCAACAGCGCGGCACACTTGGCAACACTCCTCACCGCGCTGCTTCCCGCCAAAACTTCGCCCCCACCCGCCCTGCCGCTCCCGAGTCCTTGGAGAGTCTGGAAGTGGAGTCCGTGTTGAACAACCCCGTCAATGTGTTCGGCAGGACGTCCCCGCGAGGCCGCCAGGCAGGGAGGGGCAGCGGGGGGCACTACACTGGTCATTCCGGTGGTGTAGCGTTGCCAACTCACTTTGACGCCTTTAACCCGCCGCGACCTACTTTTGGCAGGTCGACTCCTGTCTCCATCCGCCCCTCCCGCACCTCACGCCCCCGCTCTCCCACGCGCTCTTCCGCCCACCGCTCGCCGTCCAGAGCcgtgcacacccacacacagaacGCCGCTCAGCAAGAATCCTTCGGCGTGCCACTTCCTGTGCCCTCACAACCTGCAGCCGCCAGACACCAGCCGGAACCCACCGGCCTTCCCATGCCCGTCGCTGCAGTCACGCACTCCAGACCGTCCACTACATCCAGGCGTCTAACTGGCCGCCCTTTACCTCAAGCCATCCCGCCCCCCAACCCCCAGCAGTCTCCAGGCATTCCCCTCAGCAGCCCCGTCCACAGTCAGACCAACACACAGTCCACCAGCCCGCAGCAGTCCACAGGcgtccccctccccaccagcTTACAGTCAGCACAGAGGGGAAGACAGTCGTCCAGAAGGCAGCCGTCCCGCGGCCGTCCACTCCCCACTAACTCACTGGCCACGGGAAGCCGCAGGAAGTCTACTGCCTCTCAACGTAACTTCGGGCGCCCTCTACCCACACAGAGGCAAAGACAGTCCCACGTCTCCCGACAGTCTCATGGGCGTCCCCTCCCCGCCAACCCACAGCCCACACAGAGCCTGAGAGAATCTAACATCCCACAGCAACCTTCTggtcttccccttcctgtgaACCTGCAGATCACAGAGAACCTAAGGGAGTCCAGCACCCTTCAGCAGTCCTCAGGTCAGCCCCTTCCAGTCAACCCACAGCTCACACAGAGCCTGAGAGAATCTAACACCCCACAGCAACCTTCTggtcttccccttcctgtgaACCTGCAAATTACGGAGAGCCCTCAGCAGCCTTCAGGTCAGCCCCTTCCAGTCAATCCACAGTCCACACAGAGCCTAGGAGAATCTAACATCCTACAGCAACCCTCTGGACTTCCCCTTCCTGTGAATCTGCAAATCACGGAGAGCCTTCAGCAGCCCTCAGGTCAGCCCCTCCCAGTCAATCCACAACCAACAGAGAGTCTAGGAGAGTCTAACACCCCACAGCAACTCTCTGgccttccccttcctgtgaGCCTACAGGCCACAGAGAGCGTGAGACAGTCTAATACTCACCAGCAGCCCTCTGGCCTCCCTCTTCCTGTCAACTCACTCCCCACGAAGAGCCGAAGACAGCCCAGTACTCGCCAACGGTCCACTGGCCGCGCCCTCCCCGTCAGGCCGCTCCCCAAGCAGAGTTTCGGGCAACCTCTCATCTTGCAAGCCCCAACTTCCCGGCAGAATCAAGCAGAGTTAGTAAGTCGAGGCAGTGCTCAAGCTGTAGCGGATCTCTTAGGCGGCGTTGCGGTCACCCAAAGAGTCACCAGTTCTCGTGGTTcccgctctcgctctcgctctcgctccaGAAGCAGACAGCAGGGTACCGTCTCCTTCGAACCGCCCCAGAACCTTCAGTCTTTGGAACCTCATCGTGGTAGTGGTAGACTAAAAGGACCATCACCTCCTGAAAACATCGCAGCCTCTCCTCGCTCCAGAGCTGCCCATCGTCGAAGGGGCTCCAAGAGGGTTCAGGTGGTCAGGGTGCAGTCGAAGTCCCACCCGAAGAAGTCTCTGCCGCATTCTGAGTTCCAACGACGGGTACTGAAGGATGAGGAGGTCCCCCAGCAGCAGCTACAACACGGGGAAGAGAAGTATGAGTCTCTGGTGAAGGAGAGTAAGGAGCTTAATGAAGTggaggaattggaggaagaggaagaaggtgaggaagatgaaaacgaggtagataatgaggaaaatgatgaaaatgatgaaactgAACAAAGTgacgataaggaagaagaaaacgatgaagAAACTGACCATAAACAAGACGAAGATAATGAGCAAGAAAAGgataacgaagaagaagaagaaaaagaaaaagaagaagaagaagaagaagaagaagaagaagaagaaaacgaactggaacaagacaaggaagaggagaatgaacaggaacaagatgacgaggaggaagaggaagaggataaagacgatgaagaggatgatgacCCACGCCAACAGTACAGGACTTCTCAGAGGCACCACCAGAGAGGACAGGGCAGAGGGAGGACCTTTCAGAGGCAGAGTGTGCGGGGACAACGACAGCAAACATACAGACCAATCCCGCAAAGACAGCAGCCACAGCAACAGCCTCAGAGGACCCCCCAGAGACAGGTTACGCGGGGGAGacaacagcagaagcaacaaGAAACCCAACCACAAcctgaaaaacaacaacaaacgcagCGACAGAATGCAAGGGCGTCCCaaagacaacagcaacagtCTCAGCAGCGTCAGACTGGCACGAGGACCACAGGGCGTATCTTTGGCGTCGCTCTGCCGCCAGCGACGACGACGCCACAACGAGACCGTTCCCGCCcggtcgccaccaccacagggcGCCTCAGAGGGGCTCGCTTAGAATCGATTAGCAAGGAGGACATGACTCTGGAAACAGTTAGCATCGAAGACATGACTGGCGAGAAGGATCTGACATCGGAAACAGTCAGTAATGAAGACATGACTTCGGAATCGTTGAGCAATGAAGGCATGGCGGCACAAACGCTCAGTAAGGAAGATATGACTGATGAGGCGATAAGTAAGGAAGACATGACTGATGAAAAATTGAGCGTTGAGGACGTGACTTGGAAAAAGTTTCCGGCTCGTCGGAGAGGCCACCGCATGAAGGTCCACCGCCGAGTGTTGAAGCCCGGACAGGCGTCACAGAGGCAGCAGCCACAGCGGCAGGCTGCAGCGGACCCACAGAGACAAGCCCCGcgggaacaagaacaacaacagagtCAGACCAATGCCAGAACCACGGGACGACAGCGAACCGGCGTCGCTCTGCCGCCGGCGACAGCAACGCCGCGGCGCGTGCACTCCCGCCCCGCCACTACCGCGCGAC
The window above is part of the Scylla paramamosain isolate STU-SP2022 chromosome 43, ASM3559412v1, whole genome shotgun sequence genome. Proteins encoded here:
- the LOC135093676 gene encoding filaggrin-2-like — encoded protein: MARVVWLAVLLCLLVVGVRGDASKENESLSQEEDLSVSLESLERTGRQGRSHGTFNQHFRFKRSPRFFSSESVESLEGQYGSESLESDERVRYTSFRRRPRSPRFNFADSRSDEDFSTSRSSEEDDRLRYAAHFFPHRTLRSSPFSAGVANTRSSDSSIGEGLSSLARKQKRATTQFRIPRHGFVSRRVSSRNFAAPSPPLGVTDSLESQEHKPESLERRGRGRGRQGRGQQQRGTLGNTPHRAASRQNFAPTRPAAPESLESLEVESVLNNPVNVFGRTSPRGRQAGRGSGGHYTGHSGGVALPTHFDAFNPPRPTFGRSTPVSIRPSRTSRPRSPTRSSAHRSPSRAVHTHTQNAAQQESFGVPLPVPSQPAAARHQPEPTGLPMPVAAVTHSRPSTTSRRLTGRPLPQAIPPPNPQQSPGIPLSSPVHSQTNTQSTSPQQSTGVPLPTSLQSAQRGRQSSRRQPSRGRPLPTNSLATGSRRKSTASQRNFGRPLPTQRQRQSHVSRQSHGRPLPANPQPTQSLRESNIPQQPSGLPLPVNLQITENLRESSTLQQSSGQPLPVNPQLTQSLRESNTPQQPSGLPLPVNLQITESPQQPSGQPLPVNPQSTQSLGESNILQQPSGLPLPVNLQITESLQQPSGQPLPVNPQPTESLGESNTPQQLSGLPLPVSLQATESVRQSNTHQQPSGLPLPVNSLPTKSRRQPSTRQRSTGRALPVRPLPKQSFGQPLILQAPTSRQNQAELVSRGSAQAVADLLGGVAVTQRVTSSRGSRSRSRSRSRSRQQGTVSFEPPQNLQSLEPHRGSGRLKGPSPPENIAASPRSRAAHRRRGSKRVQVVRVQSKSHPKKSLPHSEFQRRVLKDEEVPQQQLQHGEEKYESLVKESKELNEVEELEEEEEGEEDENEVDNEENDENDETEQSDDKEEENDEETDHKQDEDNEQEKDNEEEEEKEKEEEEEEEEEEEENELEQDKEEENEQEQDDEEEEEEDKDDEEDDDPRQQYRTSQRHHQRGQGRGRTFQRQSVRGQRQQTYRPIPQRQQPQQQPQRTPQRQVTRGRQQQKQQETQPQPEKQQQTQRQNARASQRQQQQSQQRQTGTRTTGRIFGVALPPATTTPQRDRSRPVATTTGRLRGARLESISKEDMTLETVSIEDMTGEKDLTSETVSNEDMTSESLSNEGMAAQTLSKEDMTDEAISKEDMTDEKLSVEDVTWKKFPARRRGHRMKVHRRVLKPGQASQRQQPQRQAAADPQRQAPREQEQQQSQTNARTTGRQRTGVALPPATATPRRVHSRPATTARRGGDARSYGARGAARGRQPVQATHLRTDGRGGAATRSRGRVLTRGGAFGRVRQDSVEDMTSETLSNEDMTLESLSAEDMTSETHTAEDMTSETLSVEDMTSEAFSKDLTSEAPSQQNVLPASINDNLALKIVSEEDLTSETVSEEFTSEKFSSEDITTEALSKEDSISKSVSAETRKKFPARRRNHRMQAQRQPGQTSQQPQRQSGRSRTSQTQQPQSQPSQQQSARASQRQAPQHQSQTSARTTGRQRTGVALPPATTTPQRVHSRPTATAQRGGGARSYGARAAARGRQPVQATQQRTDGSGGAATRSRGRVLATGHRFSGRVRAISDEDLTDETVSAEDTTWEVLSTEDVTREDSTEQPAGLSLASVSQTLSDEYVTIESIDTTREESIDKSSRDAWSEEDVTIESIDTTRESIDKSSRDSWSEEDVTIEESIEKPSTELSFERLVKASDAAVL